The following is a genomic window from Gemmatimonadaceae bacterium.
CGCGCTGTCGGCGGGCTCGGCGAACCGGTAGAGAATTTCGTTGTCACCGCGAACCATTCCGAATTGTTCGCGCGCGATGCGCTCCTGCGTGGCCGGGTCCGTCTCGACGGCCTTCTTCACCCGCTCGAGCGAATCGATCTGACGCTGGAGCGTGTCGATCTGCGCGAGCAGATGCTGCTTCCGCGCCCGCTGCTGCAACAGGTCCCACGTCCCGTACTCGCCACCTTGTAACGCGAACAGCGCGCCGCCGACGATGGCCGCGATGGTCACGATCCGCCAGATCGGGAATCGTGGTCGCGTCTTCACAACCCGTAAATCGCTCCGCCCGGATACTCGGCGGATTCGCCGAGCATTTCTTCGATGCGGAGCAGCTGATTGTACTTGGCCACGCGCTCGCCGCGCGATACCGATCC
Proteins encoded in this region:
- a CDS encoding septum formation initiator family protein; translated protein: MKTRPRFPIWRIVTIAAIVGGALFALQGGEYGTWDLLQQRARKQHLLAQIDTLQRQIDSLERVKKAVETDPATQERIAREQFGMVRGDNEILYRFAEPADSAHPKP